The Paenibacillus macerans genome includes a window with the following:
- a CDS encoding ABC transporter substrate-binding protein, producing the protein MSMRRGSFRKITTALLTATLALGLLAGCSGGKAADKEQEKVLRIGVLYGGYDDSYFRQQYTDVYEFTHQKVRIEIVPAVDQSQYRYSDGTEENQPPDYLDSIKKIMTGGNPVDIVVTDTSVLNQLIQENMVKQLDPMIQEDKFDTADYVPAVIEGIKDLGDGKLYALTPSFTSSALFYNKKIFADAGVEPPTDKMTWDDVFNLARRVAKGEGKDRVYGFAFSRYQGSDPFYDMQSNYLNALQLKTYDDKAEMMTVNSPQWIKVWETMSKLVKDKIIPDSSAGMSDGAMDQWTPISGDLFLSGKVAMTIGDNYYISEIADANNNAGKIKNFKAVDWDIVTVPVHSEKPDVGGNIWLGSTFAINSAAPNPETAWDFIKFINGPDWAKLKSRSNSYEMVARKSFIEPKQGLDYNIQAFYLLKPTPPTDPKDDKMFAEKPGLYSVTNIGRNYYQEVLENKKTPEEALKEWEEKGNKMLLEIKNNPKTQFQEDGTPYIPNESGTSGVKY; encoded by the coding sequence ATGAGCATGAGGAGAGGGAGTTTTCGTAAAATTACGACGGCGCTGCTGACCGCAACGCTTGCGCTGGGATTGCTTGCGGGCTGCAGCGGAGGCAAAGCCGCCGACAAAGAGCAGGAGAAGGTGCTGCGGATCGGTGTGCTGTACGGGGGATACGATGATTCGTATTTCCGCCAGCAATATACCGATGTCTATGAATTTACGCATCAGAAAGTCCGGATCGAGATCGTTCCGGCCGTCGATCAAAGCCAATACCGCTATTCCGACGGCACGGAAGAGAATCAACCGCCGGATTACCTGGACAGCATAAAAAAGATTATGACCGGCGGCAATCCGGTCGACATCGTTGTTACGGATACGAGCGTGCTGAACCAATTGATCCAGGAAAACATGGTCAAGCAACTGGACCCGATGATTCAGGAAGATAAATTTGACACTGCGGATTACGTGCCTGCGGTGATTGAAGGCATCAAGGATTTAGGGGACGGGAAACTGTACGCTTTAACTCCATCCTTCACTTCATCGGCGCTTTTTTATAACAAAAAGATATTTGCCGACGCCGGCGTCGAACCTCCGACGGACAAGATGACGTGGGATGACGTTTTTAATTTGGCTCGCCGCGTTGCCAAAGGGGAAGGAAAAGACCGGGTCTACGGATTTGCTTTCAGCCGCTACCAGGGCAGCGATCCGTTTTACGATATGCAGAGCAATTACCTAAACGCCCTGCAGCTCAAAACGTATGACGATAAAGCGGAAATGATGACGGTTAATTCGCCCCAATGGATCAAAGTTTGGGAAACGATGTCGAAACTGGTCAAGGATAAAATCATTCCGGACTCCTCGGCGGGCATGTCGGATGGAGCCATGGACCAATGGACGCCGATCAGCGGCGATTTGTTCCTGTCCGGCAAAGTCGCGATGACGATCGGGGATAACTATTATATCAGCGAGATTGCCGATGCGAACAACAATGCCGGCAAAATCAAAAACTTCAAAGCGGTCGATTGGGATATCGTTACGGTGCCGGTACATTCCGAAAAACCGGATGTCGGGGGAAATATTTGGCTAGGCAGCACGTTTGCCATCAACAGTGCGGCGCCGAATCCGGAGACCGCCTGGGATTTTATCAAATTCATCAACGGCCCGGATTGGGCGAAACTAAAATCCCGCAGCAATTCTTACGAGATGGTGGCGCGCAAGTCGTTTATTGAGCCGAAACAAGGATTGGATTACAATATTCAGGCGTTTTATTTGCTCAAGCCTACGCCGCCGACGGACCCGAAAGACGACAAAATGTTCGCCGAAAAACCGGGCCTGTACAGCGTAACCAACATCGGGCGCAATTACTATCAGGAAGTGCTGGAGAACAAAAAAACGCCGGAGGAAGCGCTCAAGGAATGGGAAGAAAAGGGCAACAAGATGTTGCTGGAAATCAAAAACAACCCGAAAACCCAATTCCAGGAAGACGGCACTCCGTACATCCCGAACGAAAGCGGAACTTCCGGAGTCAAATATTAA